GTGATGAACTCGAGCGCTACCGTTGAGTAGGCTGCCGTCTGACGATCGCGGTGTAGGCAGATATTGTGTGTGTTCATGGATCCGCTGTTGTCTACTACCAGAACAAGTGTGAGATACAACCTACTCAGGTTTGATTCGAAGAATCTTGAGCGCATTTGTGGGTGCTAGCCTTTGAGAGAGATCCGGATTGGCCATGACAAGCAGGGCTGGAAAGCTTGTGATCTCATGGCGCAAACTTTTATCGACGATATAGACGATCCCGTCATATTCGATACGGTAGCGTTGACCCCAAGCCTTAGCTTTTTGCCCGTATTTGAGATCGCGCTTATCAATGTCGCGCTGCTCGCGTCTCAAACGACCATGCTCCGAGGAAAGGATGATGATCAAGCTCGTATTTCCGTACATGGCGATGGTTAGCAAAGTCGCTCAGTTTACATCAACAGTAAACTTTCCATTTTATAAACATTTGGCAAAGATCCCTTTCTCTTTCCCAGTTACCTAGAAGAATTCGGCTTCCTCGCGAACGTGTTTCTCGTCCAATCATAGACCTTTATATACAATGCATGTCAGTATTCTACAGGAATGTCCGGATCTGGATCTTGGTATCCTCGTTATTCCATGTTGAATCTCGACAGCATTTCGTGCCCTTATTGCCTCACGATTGCAATGTGTTGGATATGTAGTCGGGCGAAAACGTGGAATATTTTTATGGAGCCGAGCCGATTATTAGACTCTGCAGTAAGGATGTTGGACGAAGTTCAAATCCGGCCTTGAGGAGAACGCACAATTACCAACAGTAATGTAAGTGTTAATGTAACCCAAAGGAATCTGGCGAAAATGAAGATTTGCAATGCAATATGTTATTTTttctgttgactgtgaatttggCTTCTGGTTTCTCATAAGGCATTTTGATTGGTCAAGCCTGTCCAAGTTTTACGGACACCTTTCTTGACCTTGAAATTCGACAGTGAAACAAAAGTCTTGAAAATGTAGATACATTGCTCGTGAGACATCGATCAACCACAGGGACAGGACAGTCTACGACTGGAGAAAGTCGACCTATTCATTCCTCAAAAGCAACTTGCGGTAATTTCGGAAGCATAGAGATGCGGTATGTGTTTCTCGCCGTAACGTTGACTTGTATTGGAATCTCGATCGGTAAAATACATTCGCTATCACCGTACCAGAACGCAGCAGCACACGATGCCGTCTCCCGCACGAATCAATTGGGAGACACCAAAGAATGGGGGATAAAGTCCAAGCGGACTGTGACTACTCGGACAATAGAACATCCATTTACCTTGACTACTGAGGATGAAGTGCACAATGTTCCGAACCATGATCACCACCAGGACATGCCGGATCAAACAGATGGTGGACATGCGCACGACAAAGATAAGTTTTGTTCCGGTATGATGCCCATGTCCATGTTTATGGACGGCTTTCGTGTCACTTTGAATCGCCCAGAGAACGATTGCCTTATGTATTTTGTCCAGTCTTGGACGCTGAAAGATGCCGACAGTTTCAAAGGCGCTTGCGTTTTCTCCTTTTTACTGGCAGTCTTTCTGGAAGGACTCTCGGCGGTACGTTCTACTGTTCAACGGAACACGTCCCAACCTCGATGGACCCGCCACGGACTATTAACTGCAATATACGCCGTCCAAGCGCTTTTGGGTTACCTTGTCATGTTTCTCGCCATGAGCTATTCCATCGAGCTCGTATTCTCGGCCGTGTTTGGCTTGGCGTTCGGGAATCTAGTATTTTTTCGGTACGAAAGTTTGGCTCCCCAACCGCGTTCCCATCCGGCCGCTCCCAGTCGTCGCGATATCAGGAATGCTCGTGACCACAAATCCAGCGTCAACTGCGGAATATCTGAGGGTCTGCATGAACCGCTGCTGGTAAATTCTTTTAATAGTAAAcgcgattgactgtgaatgtgcGGCAGACCCAGGACGTGTAGTCGGGGACTTGTAATCTCGTATTGAGATTGTGCAGTGTAAATTATAACCTTAACAGCAACACAAATCTATCGGTGTGTTATATTCAACTGCGTAGAGCCTATCGCCTGGTTGCCGTCTTCGGACTATATTTGCGCATCAAAGTGCGAATTTGGCGCTGACTTTCCCGAATACTTTGAACATGGGAGAGCAAATCGGCCAAATCGTCCTTGTGGATACGAACATAATCGCCGTTGTCACAAAATAACGAAGATGAGCTTTCGTTATCCATTGATTCCAAACTACCTTGGGGCTGTCGGCGGTACTCTGGAGGAGGATACGTTTCGGGAATGACCGACAGCTTAATGTCGCTATCCGAAAATGTGTTTGCTCTCGAGCTGGCAAGCGTCATCGgatccaaatcttcttcgtcgtcatcatcgtcatcttcttcgagcgCCTGGAGAGCCCCAGTTTTTCGCAATTCCTTTTGCCAGAGTTCGGAGAACACTGATACGGGAAAGGCAATGACTAGGACACTCGTCAGCATGGCGAATACGCCGACCCACTTTCCGGCTGTTGTGGTCGGTACGGTGTCACCGTAGCCCACCGATGTGGCTGTGACAAGGAACCACCAAAACGTTTCCGGGATGCTTGTAAACGGCGACACTTCTGGCTCGTGATTGCGGTCGTAGCGAACAAATTGGTAAGACTGTGCCCCTTCGAAGTACTCCCAGTCGCCCTTTTCCAGCCAGTACAGCATACTACCAAAAAACGCGGCCCCAAAGAGCAGCACTCCCAACAGTAGCTTAAGGTAGAGCAAGCTTTGCGACAAAACGTTAATCAGAGACGTAAACGTCGAGTTGTATTGACCCAGACGGACCAATTGAAAGACCCGGAAGAGACGCAATAGGCGCAAACTCATGAGGCCGTTCGTTTCAAAAGTCAGTTCCATATAGTACGGAAAGATAGCCAGGGCATCCATCATAGTGCTGGTGGAAGTGAGGTGTCCTAACCACTGCAAGACAAAGCCCCAACCGTGCGGGGCTTTTTCATTCAGGGGCGGCTCGAACGTCAACACCCGCAGCGTCCATTCCAACGTGAAAAAGTAGACCATTGCATTGAGGACAGTCACGGTCCAACCCAGTGGCGTCGGGGGACAGACACATTCCACCACCGCTCCGGTGTCGGGCATGGCGATgaaattgtcgtcgtcg
This portion of the Phaeodactylum tricornutum CCAP 1055/1 chromosome 19, whole genome shotgun sequence genome encodes:
- a CDS encoding predicted protein; its protein translation is MRYVFLAVTLTCIGISIGKIHSLSPYQNAAAHDAVSRTNQLGDTKEWGIKSKRTVTTRTIEHPFTLTTEDEVHNVPNHDHHQDMPDQTDGGHAHDKDKFCSGMMPMSMFMDGFRVTLNRPENDCLMYFVQSWTLKDADSFKGACVFSFLLAVFLEGLSAVRSTVQRNTSQPRWTRHGLLTAIYAVQALLGYLVMFLAMSYSIELVFSAVFGLAFGNLVFFRYESLAPQPRSHPAAPSRRDIRNARDHKSSVNCGISEGLHEPLLVNSFNSKRD
- a CDS encoding predicted protein, which gives rise to MTENGHTIDEVSPLLGNRPQEYSTGNQQQFPETGNGEMAERSDVDSRRHFLRKLSNHWIPSPWDVTSVVSEPILKSPGHPTTRTAKSHHKSYSRQARSLKRRVFLCLTEPDTSIASAVFFFVLVISITLMNVVMMMQTMQAFQFTPTDCRTCGGPVTYLFDDDNFIAMPDTGAVVECVCPPTPLGWTVTVLNAMVYFFTLEWTLRVLTFEPPLNEKAPHGWGFVLQWLGHLTSTSTMMDALAIFPYYMELTFETNGLMSLRLLRLFRVFQLVRLGQYNSTFTSLINVLSQSLLYLKLLLGVLLFGAAFFGSMLYWLEKGDWEYFEGAQSYQFVRYDRNHEPEVSPFTSIPETFWWFLVTATSVGYGDTVPTTTAGKWVGVFAMLTSVLVIAFPVSVFSELWQKELRKTGALQALEEDDDDDDEEDLDPMTLASSRANTFSDSDIKLSVIPETYPPPEYRRQPQGSLESMDNESSSSLFCDNGDYVRIHKDDLADLLSHVQSIRESQRQIRTLMRKYSPKTATRR